In a genomic window of Echeneis naucrates chromosome 4, fEcheNa1.1, whole genome shotgun sequence:
- the LOC115042046 gene encoding uncharacterized protein LOC115042046: MASSVKGTLWFILFLLTLPHLSDNMNCPKSCLCNFEGAVKCVGPAITDVPKNLSVHTYTLLLDNTNTNVMDEKSLENKQLLLRFALTNSHLHTIHPEAFRVAPQLRSIMLSSNDLTSLPARVFSSLADLEQLFLDGNLLETLAPDMFDGLVSLQYLDLSRNKLSSPAADVFDGLPRLTTLYLGRNSIKTLPSTIFHSLTKLVNLVIYNNELEELDPGLFQDLVNLRELRLNHNQIASLPPQVFKALGNLEILTLSSNELQTIPEKSFYYMPKMTHLTLYNNPLISLPYELMGHMPDVEEFYLYNTNLNTVPGNLFANMSGLLQLNLHLNKNLQVLPSDLFCCLPHLEKLSLRSNNLRSLHPQLFSKLSTLDILLLNGNKFQDLPEDIFKSLGQVSNIDLKNNHLKNLPGDIFMKNTYLRSLSLSENPWNCTCSIRGIARWLRQNQHVVIDKEDVMCHSPDYQLLRTVDSLRDEEFSFCDTTTAQSISTNKEPTQPVRTISTPGLRADPTTASTTTSTTASTTAQRPTQQVTMQATTEAAPANTAHATTPSTPPLAVGSTPPNEDFLFNTEAHPNFHKSAPFYDVLVVEQGPQFIHHNFHRGWIYVWSLPSDPALAGFLMFFHVLLVVIGLFLILAAMCSLNRLSETIQNRVNSQGHDEFLFWKFSVFMRKVQILQLLHGEKFLVKMELPLALHVLLLLCSLAVVRACPYQCQCMDTRIFCLGLSDFPTAVPSYTTNLYLSNCSIDSLKSEDLTDFSNALSALIIKESFVRDVRPGTFDSTPNVGTLGFDSTGLQDLPEDLFQNLQKLETLRLNDNKLLLIRPKWFSMLMYLKILDLNGNSITSVPVESFHHLAELNYLFLSRNNINQLSRETFKGLSKLKILRLSKNSLRELPLGVLDDLGNLEELSLNDNQITHLHPDLFSKMPKLTSLFLSHNRLTSLPQGIFLNLPLLSQISLYKNHLDSLSPGVFGSMPLQQLWLYDNKLSRVEGDTFKNLTQLQLLVLSRNQISYVSTGAFRGLEKLGEVSLHTNQLKTLQAGTFQDLPNLVNISLENNFISSLPSGFLQGLSHLGQIDLRNNSFQNLPQESLDALSVTNEVLLQQNPWRCDKDIVPLRDWLKRHPTKANQTLVVCEMPFDLNGEEIALLTNQNLMVLSSTVQPVLTSTEKRRKPNTPPTRRSTSSPAVKATPTSEHEEVTSSGQGDKETVSNNTFVTIIILAVVSTIIICTVIVSCLCWKRSKRGSGNIGHRNKNSVLMFRGKVVALLACLLFEVSLAQDVEHDKKLEGKATQQTFSTSTTEIPRTLREGVTEVFFVGSQLETVPANAFTGNPQLEKVEFIDIHTLKSVELGAFEGLAVLKDVEISNTPVISLPVGIFKNLTNLESIILKFNRFQSLERGLFDGLKKVTNIELNGNRIKFIEDGAFDGLENLLKLHLAKNYLTSLPVNLFSDLKKLHTLRLYENQLSALPEDIFLNLPNLKEIGLAGNKIMELPPNLFLNKDKLTKINLDNNLLTSLPPEFFVGFPQLRFLTLDKNKLTSLPPVLFGKMPKLTDLSFSQNNLSRLPKGIFNPLKNVKKLDLSKNQFVTVSAEYFEGPEKLQSLNLMNNKLETLDAAVFEKLPFLTTLKLNNNHLQTLPGDTFEPLTDLRKLYLSDNPWRCDCDLIPLHRWINANLEKITSPMTCEHPEHLRGKEVKSLSEDQLICPTLAPTTTPLVTTTTPTTTTTQPTTTVLTTTTPTTTTTQPTTTVLTTTTPTTTTTQPTTTVLTTTTPPTTTTQPTTTILYTTTPPTTTTQTTTTVLTTTTQPTTTILTTTTPPTTTTQPPTTILTTTTPPTTTTQPTTTVLTTTTPTTTTTTTTTQPTTTILTTTTPPTTTTQPPTTILTTTTPPTTTMQLTTTILTTTTPTTTTMRPTTTILTTTTPTTTTTQPTTTVLTTTTTTTQPTTTILATTTTTTQPTTTPKTTPTTSIPTTIKATTTTTTPSTTTPRTTRPITTTTLVSSTFPAEPESQNRLSSNQQTNKVQRCKYQMVIYTALLVVEITCTLVLVKSILSLYRLLQRREMLDHSIKLTHFSYRRDVILLPVLETRGL; this comes from the exons CGGGTGTTCAGCAGTCTGGCCGATCTGGAGCAGCTGTTTTTGGATGGAAACCTACTGGAGACCCTCGCTCCGGATATGTTTGACGGACTAGTTTCGTTGCAGTACCTGGACCTGAGCCGCAACAAGCTGTCAAgtcctgctgcagatgtttttgaTGGACTGCCCAGACTCACCACACTGTACCTCGGGAGGAACTCCATAAAGACACTTCCGTCCACCATCTTTCACTCCCTGACCAAACTTGTCAACCTTGTCATCTATAACAATGAGCTAGAGGAGCTAGACCCGGGGCTTTTTCAGGATCTCGTCAACCTCAGGGAGCTAAGACTCAACCATAACCAGATAGCCAGCCTTCCCCCTCAGGTTTTCAAGGCACTGGGTAACCTGGAGATCCTCACCTTATCCTCCAACGAGCTTCAGACTATCCCggaaaaaagcttttattatATGCCCAAGATGACCCATCTTACCCTTTACAATAACCCGTTGATATCGCTACCATACGAGCTAATGGGCCACATGCCTGACGTGGAAGAATTTTATCTGTACAACACTAATCTCAATACTGTTCCTGGAAACTTATTCGCTAACATGTCTGGGCTGCTGCAGCTTAAccttcatttaaacaaaaatctGCAGGTGTTGCCTTCAGACCTTTTCTGCTGCCTTCCCCACCTTGAGAAGCTCTCGCTAAGATCCAACAACCTACGTTCTCTGCATCCTCAACTCTTCTCCAAACTAAGCACATTGGACATTCTGCTTCTAAATGGCAACAAGTTTCAGGATCTCCCAGAAGATATATTCAAGAGCCTGGGACAGGTTTCaaacattgatttaaaaaacaaccaCCTCAAGAATCTCCCAGGAGATATCTtcatgaaaaatacatatttgaGGTCCCTTAGTCTGAGCGAGAATCCCTGGAATTGCACATGTAGCATCAGAGGTATAGCAAGATGGCTAAGACAAAATCAGCACGTCGTCATCGACAAAGAGGATGTGATGTGTCATAGTCCGGATTACCAGCTGCTCCGTACCGTGGACTCCCTGCGCGATGAGGAGTTCAGCTTTTGCGATACCACAACAGCCCAAAGTATTTCGACAAACAAAGAGCCAACACAGCCGGTTCGCACCATTTCAACACCTGGGCTGAGAGCCGATCCAACAACCGCATCAACCACCACATCAACCACCGCATCAACCACCGCTCAAAGACCCACCCAACAGGTCACCATGCAAGCAACCACCGAAGCTGCACCTGCAAACACAGCACATGCCACAACCCCTTCAACACCCCCCCTCGCTGTAGGCAGCACTCCACCCAATGAAGATTTTCTCTTTAATACTGAGGCCCACCCAAATTTTCACAAGTCAGCTCCCTTCTACGACGTGCTGGTGGTTGAGCAGGGGCCTCAGTTTATTCACCACAACTTCCACCGGGGCTGGATATATGTGTGGTCTCTGCCCTCCGATCCAGCCTTGGCCGGGTTCCTCATGTTTTTTCACGTTCTTCTTGTGGTCATTGGCTTGTTCCTCATTTTGGCTGCCATGTGCAGCTTGAACCGGCTCAGCGAGACCAT ACAAAACCGAGTCAATTCTCAGGGACATGATGAGTTTCTGTTCTGGAAGTTCAGCGTTTTCATGAGAAAAGTACAgatccttcagctcctgcaTGGGGAGAAATTTTTG gtgAAAATGGAGCTGCCACTCGCCCTCCATGTGCTGCTACTTCTCTGTTCCCTTGCTGTTGTTCGGGCGTGTCCATATCAGTGCCAATGTATGGACACAAGGATATTCTGCTTGGGCCTCTCTGACTTCCCCACAGCTGTCCCCTCATATACGACCAACCTCTACTTATCCAACTGCAGCATTGACTCTCTGAAGTCAGAAGACCTGACTGATTTCTCCAACGCCCTGAGCGCCCTGATTATTAAAGAAAGCTTTGTGAGAGACGTGCGCCCTGGCACTTTTGATTCCACCCCAAACGTAGGCACTTTGGGGTTTGATAGCACTGGACTACAAGATTTGCCGGAGGATTTGTTCCAAAATCTTCAGAAGCTCGAGACTCTCAGGCTGAACGACAACAAATTGCTACTAATACGCCCGAAGTGGTTTTCCATGCTGATGTACCTAAAAATTCTGGACCTTAATGGGAACTCGATCACCTCGGTGCCTGTGGAAAGTTTTCACCATCTTGCTGAGCTTAATTAcctttttctttccagaaaCAACATCAATCAACTGTCCAGAGAGACATTCAAGGGCCTTTCTAAACTTAAAATCTTGCGGCTTAGTAAAAACTCGCTGCGGGAACTACCTCTGGGTGTCCTGGACGACCTTGGAAACCTGGAGGAACTGTCCTTAAACGACAATCAGATCACCCACCTCCACCCAGACCTGTTCTCCAAGATGCCAAAGCTTACCAGCTTGTTCCTGTCCCATAACAGGCTCACATCTCTCCCGCAGGGAATCTTCTTGAACCTGCCCCTCCTTTCCCAAATTTCGCTGTATAAAAACCACCTGGACTCTCTGAGTCCAGGGGTGTTCGGGTCCATGCCCTTGCAGCAGCTGTGGCTTTATGACAACAAGCTGAGCCGTGTGGAGGGTGACACGTTCAAAAATCTGACTCAGTTACAGCTCCTGGTGCTCAGCCGCAACCAGATCAGCTACGTTTCCACCGGGGCCTTCAGGGGGTTGGAGAAGCTCGGAGAAGTATCCCTTCACACCAACCAGCTCAAAACCCTGCAAGCTGGGACTTTCCAAGATCTGCCCAACCTGGTCAACATTTCCTTAGAGAACAACTTCATCAGCTCCCTCCCTTCGGGTTTTCTGCAGGGCCTGAGCCACCTCGGACAGATAGACTTGAGAAACAATTCCTTTCAGAACCTGCCACAGGAGAGTCTTGATGCCCTCTCAGTGACAAACGAAGTACTCTTGCAGCAAAACCCTTGGAGGTGTGACAAGGATATTGTGCCTCTTCGGGATTGGCTGAAACGACACCCTACCAAGGCCAACCAAACCCTTGTGGTGTGTGAAATGCCTTTCGATCTAAACGGCGAGGAGATTGCTCTGTTGACAAATCAGAACCTGATGGTTCTCAGCTCCACCGTCCAGCCGGTGCTGACCTCGACGGAAAAGAGGCGGAAACCCAACACGCCTCCGACCAGACGAAGCACTTCCTCACCCGCCGTCAAGGCCACACCCACCTCGGAGCACGAAGAGGTCACGAGCAGCGGACAAGGAGACAAGGAAACGGTTTCCAACAACACTTtcgtcaccatcatcatcctcgcAGTGGTGTccaccatcatcatctgcaCCGTCATCGTCAGCTGTTTGTGCTGGAAGAGGAGCAAGAGAGGCAGCGGGAACATCGGCCACAGAAACAAGAACTCTGTGCT AATGTTCAGAGGAAAAGTCGTCGCTCTTCTTGCATGTTTACTGTTTGAGGTTTCACTGGCTCAAGACGTAGAACACGATAAGAAGCTGGAGGGTAAAGCCACACAGCAGACTTTTAGTACATCCACGACAGAAATCCCTCGCACGCTGAGAGAAGGTGTGACAGAAGTGTTCTTTGTTGGAAGCCAGCTTGAAACGGTCCCCGCAAACGCCTTCACAGGAAACCCCCAGCTTGAAAAAGTGGAGTTCATAGACATCCATACACTCAAATCTGTTGAGCTGGGAGCTTTCGAAGGTTTGGCCGTCCTGAAGGACGTTGAGATCTCCAACACTCCAGTAATCTCGCTCCCAGTGGGAATATTTAAAAATCTCACCAACCTGGAAAGTATTATCCTCAAGTTTAACAGGTTTCAAAGTCTGGAGAGAGGCTTGTTTGATGGCCTTAAGAAAGTAACAAATATTGAGTTAAATGGAAATAGAATCAAATTCATTGAAGATGGTGCATTTGATGGTCTTGAAAACCTTTTGAAACTCCATCTGGCGAAAAACTATCTCACTTCTCTACCTGTCAACTTGTTCTCAGACCTAAAAAAACTGCACACTCTGCGGCTCTATGAGAATCAGCTGAGTGCCCTTCCTGAagatatttttctgaatttgCCAAACTTAAAGGAAATTGGCTTGGCTGGAAACAAAATAATGGAATTACCGCCAAATCTGTTtctaaataaagacaaactaaCGAAGATCAATTTGGACAACAATCTCCTGACTTCTTTACCTCCAGAGTTTTTTGTTGGCTTCCCTCAGCTCAGATTTTTGACCCTAGACAAGAACAAACTGACCAGTCTCCCACCAGTGCTTTTTGGAAAGATGCCTAAACTGACCGATCTAAGCTTCAGTCAAAACAACCTCAGTCGTCTTCCAAAAGGAATATTCAACCCACTGAAGAATGTCAAGAAGCTGGATCTGTCCAAAAACCAGTTTGTTACCGTCTCTGCTGAATACTTTGAAGGCCCAGAGAAGCTCCAAAGTCTAAATCTGATGAACAACAAGCTCGAGACGCTCGACGCAGCTGTGTTTGAAAAGCTGCCGTTTCTGACCACGCTGAAGCTGAACAACAATCACCTCCAGACGCTTCCTGGAGACACTTTTGAGCCTTTGACAGACCTCAGAAAACTTTACCTCAGTGACAACCCCTGGCGCTGCGACTGTGACCTGATTCCTCTTCATCGCTGGATAAATGCTAACCTTGAAAAGATTACTTCCCCCATGACCTGCGAGCATCCAGAGCATCTGAGAGGCAAGGAAGTCAAGTCCCTGTCAGAAGATCAGCTAATCTGCCCCACCCTTGCCCCGACAACTACTCCCTTAGTGACCACGACAACTCCCACGACTACAACAACGCAACCAACCACCACCGTCCTCACTACGACAACTCCCACGACTACAACAACGCAACCAACCACCACCGTCCTCACTACGACAACTCCCACGACCACAACAACGCAACCAACAACCACCGTCCTCACCACGACAACTCCCCCGACCACAACAACGCAACCAACAACCACCATCCTGTACACAACAACTCCCCCAACTACAACAACGCAAACAACAACCACTGTCCTCACCACGACAACGCAACCAACAACCACCATCCTGACCACAACAACTCCCCCAACTACAACAACGCAACCACCAACCACCATCCTCACCACAACAACTCCCCCAACTACAACAACGCAACCAACAACCACTGTCCTCACCACGACAACTCCCACGACCACGACAACTACCACGACAACGCAACCAACAACCACCATCCTGACCACAACAACTCCCCCAACTACAACAACGCAACCACCAACCACCATCCTCACCACGACAACTCCCCCAACCACAACAATGCAACTAACAACCACCATCCTCACCACGACCACTCCCACGACTACAACAATGCGACCAACAACTACCATTCTCACCACGACAACTCCCACGACTACAACAACGCAACCAACAACCACCGTCCTCACTACGACAACTACTACAACACAACCAACTACCACCATACTTGCCACCACAACGACCACAAcacaaccaacaaccactccGAAAACTACACCCACAACAAGTATTCCCACCACCATAAAAGCAACTACCACCACAACTACACCAAGTACCACCACCCCCCGGACTACCCGAccaatcaccaccaccactttgGTGAGCTCCACCTTTCCAGCAGAGCCAGAGTCTCAGAATCGATTGTCCTCCAAccagcagacaaacaaagttCAGCGGTGCAAGTATCAGATGGTGATCTACACCGCCCTCCTGGTGGTGGAGATCACCTGCACCCTGGTCCTGGTGAAGTCCATCCTGTCTCTTTACCGCCTGCTGCAGCGCAGAGAGATGCTTGATCACAGCATCAAACTCACTCACTTCTCCTACAGGAGAGACGTCATCCTCCTTCCGGTACTGGAGACTCGAGGACTTTAA